The Aeromicrobium sp. Leaf245 genome includes a region encoding these proteins:
- a CDS encoding ferredoxin, producing MRIIADYDRCEGHGLCVDQAPDVFDLDDEGDLVHHFDGTDLPSEQEAAGRRAVDSCPVAALRLA from the coding sequence ATGCGGATCATCGCCGACTACGACCGGTGCGAGGGCCACGGGCTCTGCGTCGACCAGGCACCTGACGTCTTCGACCTCGACGACGAGGGCGACCTCGTCCACCACTTCGACGGGACGGACCTGCCGAGCGAGCAGGAGGCCGCCGGACGACGCGCGGTCGACTCCTGCCCCGTGGCAGCGCTGCGGCTGGCATGA